A genomic stretch from Poecilia reticulata strain Guanapo linkage group LG20, Guppy_female_1.0+MT, whole genome shotgun sequence includes:
- the LOC103457026 gene encoding nebulin: MEGHPEVKEETRMEAENDPTASATDGGKEQLQTGEGEKEEIHQETEEEEEDGKDEEEDGETNTKKHLGLWESEAAADLKPRLPDPEFNRRCSLILSDVHYKEDFEKMKGQSLFVPGAELIHSRNISAVISESKYKEDGKKEANLSLYSVLPETPETQRAKEASELQSEIKYKGNVKTEISSSLYSLLPETTETQFVRELTEMQSENKYKEEGRKEMSSSLFSQLPETSQTQLARTVQDLQSQKKYQEDGRRKASVSLYSQLPETPEIQHALEVSQLQSDVNYRSKLPGRGAASCLYSQLADTTEIQFAREMTELHSESKYKEGGRKSVSQSFYSQLPETAETQFAKSVSDLQSQTRYKESGRKGVSCSLYSLLPETIETARAKEVSELCSELKYKEEGRKDASVSLYAVLPETMETQHAKEATSLQSQVKYKEGVKEKIQSSLYHQMPETTETQMAKHLSELQSDTKYREAGKKQISSCLYSLLPATLETQHAKETTEQLSQLKYQESSRKEMSSSHYATMPETPETSFAREMSDLQSEVKYKEDGMKSVSQSLYSRLPETAQMKFVQDVSELQSEMKYKQDRKEASRSLFSTLPETLETIHAKEVSDLINERKYRDSVKKDLSCSLFHQLPETLETLHAKEASDLLSEVKYKEDGKKEMNVNLYSVMPETIDTQHAKEASELQSDVKYKEGVKETQSSLYHQLAETTETQMAKHLSQLQSDNKYREAGRKEMRANIYSQLPDTMETQRAKEAAELLSQIKYKESGKKEMCGSLYSTLPDTLETSFARDMTDLLSENKYKEDGKRNQSQSFYSQLPETAETQFAKTVSELQSQMKYKESGKKESMTSLYSTLPETLETQRAKEATQLQSQLTYKQNQTVGSSLYHLMPETIDTQFVRQQTEMLSEVKYKSDGMKDLSLSLFSLLPETLDSQRAKELLELQSQAKYKEASKKQSSSSLYHQLPETLETQHAKEATRLQSQLLYKEGVKKELQCPVYHQLPETLETQFAREAGHMQSQHRYTAEGKQLLSQSVFSQLPETSDIKSAKAASELQSEVKYRSSGRQQDGSSFFSVMPETLETQHAKQVSEMQSQVKYKSDLKQLQSSLFSSLPQTLQTQRAKEVTDLQSQVKYKEGSLTDSSPLYQLLCETPETQLSRQVMEVQSEVKYRKDLEDLPCSLFSLLPETLQTQFVKEMAETHSEVKYKQAAKEQTASPLYSSLPETLEMRHARDAAALQSQNKYSEEGRKEMSCPLYAQLAETAETQFAREVTEIQSEIKYKEGGKKVQTLSVYSQLPETNETQFAKNVSEIQSEVKYKESGKKETSSSLYSKLPETLETQHAKDATQLQSQVKYKQPLGVSLFHRLPETTETQLAKELRDVYSQVKYREEGQKEMSRSLYSRLPETEETQRAREVAEIQSQSKYRKDLEDLPCSLFSLLPETLQTQFVKEMAETHSEVKYREASRTDSGRALFHQLPDTLETRRVKDVTELQSENKYKQSGKKCLSSSFYAQLPQTAETELAAKMAGLLSENKYKEDGMQSRGHSLYCQLPETREINFAKTVSELQSEAKYRAASRKEAGRSRYHELPETLETQHAKEATELQSEVKYRAGRKQLSCSLFSLLPQTDEMKFAKAVMELQSENKYKQKGRQEISCSVFHQMPETKETEFVKQLSEMHSEYKKDLEDLPCSLFSLLPETLQTQFVKEMTETHSENKYKEASRKELVQSLYSQLPETKETQHAKQQTQLCSDKAYREEGRKEAGRCLYAQMPQTIETVLAKEATRTLSEKSYKEKFNREKGRSDYSSMKNLPEVEHAMEVARKQSHVSYRSGREELQRYNPAPDRPDIISAANAAKLASDVAYKRSAKQPVYSDGSILDRTDILQAKQASRLASQVKYKESFDRLLKGQRPRYNPMDCVSFKHTQAAAALASQVKYKTKQNQRPEGSSDLPNLLQLEHALQASRLQSNLEYKKKYEQTKAHYHIAVDTAEQQHHRENAVLHSQVKYREEYEKNKGRSLMEFGETQSYKVSKEAQKMQSEREYRRDFEEQVKGKALLEADQTPGFLAARNASSLLSEKAYRKDLEQEVKGRGLSGVGLEETPELLRVKKASQILNQKEYRRDLETEILGKGMELSADVLEIQRATRASQVQSQISYKQTEQLRENSYGTLTDTPALLHAAYLKDVYSQKKYKDEAEQLKGRYCLASETPEMERVRANQRHISSLRYCWDSKLMRGLTASVAETPEIVLARENAKKISDVRSHTYTHTHTRSHTPTHTPTHTHTHTVRYQRGLQELRGRSLSELDTPEYQRVRRTQDSVSMVLVCVCVCWSVCWCVCACVGVYVGVCSLLFRSPASLRLFLQAKYHEDFERTRGRGFTPGLDDPSMERYQRANQMMGEAAYAKGIHPQAVEMDRRPGGIIVDLKVWRTDPGSIFDFDPVEDNIQSKSLRRMSERAGRRLSSQLSQQSASSVTSDLWDRSGSSTPAPVLPGAYHHHHHHQGVQQQPQFHGYMHQTSMSSVRSVTSPPHSATLRVYRALYDYAAQDHDEVSFRDGDVIVNAQPIDEGWMYGTVQRTGKSGMLPANYVECCN, from the exons ATGGAGGGACatccagaggtcaaag aAGAAACCAGAATGGAGGCAGAAAACGACCCGACTGCATCAGCGACAGACGGAGGGAAAGAACAACTGCAAACaggggagggagagaaagaagagaTTCACCAGGAgacggaggaggaagaggaggatggaaaagatgaagaggaggatggagagACAAATACAAAGAAACATTTGGGACTTTGGGAATCTGAG GCTGCCGCCGACCTGAAGCCTCGGCTGCCGGATCCAGAGTTTAACCGCAGATGCAGTTTGATCCTCAGTGAT gtCCACTATAAGGAGGACTTTGAGAAGATGAAGGGTCAGAGCCTGTTTGTCCCTGGAGCCGAACTCATCCACTCCAGGAACATCAGCGCCGTGATCTCTGAG TCCAAGTACAAGGAGGACGGGAAGAAGGAGGCGAATCTGTCCCTGTACTCCGTCCTGCCTGAGACTCCAGAGACGCAGCGAGCCAAGGAGgcttcagagctgcagagcgAG atCAAATACAAAGGGAATGTGAAGACAGAGATTTCTTCCTCTCTCTACTCTCTGCTGCCTGAAACCACAGAGACCCAGTTTGTGAGAGAGCTGACGGAGATGCAGAGCGAG AACAAATACAAGGAGGAAGGCAGGAAGGAGATGAGCAGCAGTTTGTTCTCTCAACTTCCTGAAACCAGCCAGACGCAGCTGGCCCGGACCGTCCAGGACCTCCAGAGCCAG AAAAAGTACCAAGAGGACGGGAGGAGGAAGGCGTCCGTGTCGCTGTACTCCCAGCTGCCAGAAACACCGGAGATCCAACACGCGCTGGAGGTTTCCCAGCTGCAGAGCGAC GTGAATTATCGCTCCAAGCTGCCGGGCAGAGgagctgcttcctgtctgtACTCCCAGCTGGCCGACACCACAGAGATCCAGTTCGCCCGGGAGATGACGGAGCTGCACAGTGAg AGTAAATACAAGGAGGGCGGCAGGAAGAGCGTCTCCCAGAGTTTCTACTCTCAGCTGCCAGAAACGGCAGAAACTCAGTTTGCTAAAAGTGTTTCTGATCTGCAGAGTCAG ACCAGATATAAGGAATCGGGGAGGAAAGGCGTGAGCTGCAGTCTGTACTCTCTGCTGCCGGAGACGATAGAAACGGCTCGAGCCAAAGAGGTTTCTGAGCTGTGCAGCGAG CTGAAGTATAAAGAAGAAGGCAGGAAGGATGCGAGCGTCAGCCTGTACGCTGTTCTGCCGGAAACCATGGAAACGCAGCATGCGAAGGAGGCGACCAGCTTGCAGAGCCAG GTGAAATATAAGGAAGGTGTGAAGGAGAAGATTCAGAGCAGTTTGTACCATCAGATGCCTGAAACTACGGAAACACAGATGGCCAAACATCTGTCCGAGCTGCAGAGCGAC ACTAAATACAGAGAAGCAGGAAAGAAGCAGATCAGCAGCTGCCTTTACTCTCTGCTGCCTGCGACTCTGGAGACGCAACACGCTAAAGAGACGACAGAGCAGCTGAGCCAG CTGAAGTACcaggagagcagcaggaaggaaatgtccagcagccattatgccACCATGCCAGAGACGCCAGAGACCAGCTTCGCCAGAGAAATGAGCGACCTGCAGAGTGAG GTTAAATATAAGGAGGACGGGATGAAGAGCGTCTCTCAGAGCCTCTACAGTCGCCTGCCAGAAACGGCCCAGATGAAGTTTGTTCAGGACGTTTCTGAGCTGCAGAGCGAG ATGAAATATAAGCAGGACAGGAAGGAAGCGAGTCGCTCGCTGTTTTCCACGCTGCCTGAGACTCTGGAGACGATTCACGCCAAGGAGGTTTCTGACCTGATCAATGAG AGGAAATACAGAGACTCTGTGAAGAAAGATCTGAGCTGCAGCCTTTTCCACCAGCTGCCTGAGACGCTGGAGACTCTCCATGCCAAGGAAGCGTCCGACCTGCTGAGCGAG gTCAAATATAAAGAAGACGGTAAGAAGGAGATGAATGTGAATCTTTACTCTGTGATGCCTGAAACCATCGACACGCAACACGCCAAGGAGGCGTCGGAGCTGCAGAGTGAC GTGAAATATAAAGAAGGAGTGAAGGAAACTCAGAGCAGTTTGTACCATCAGCTGGCTGAAACTACGGAAACCCAGATGGCCAAACATCTGTCCCAGCTGCAGAGCGAC AATAAATACAGAGAAGCTGGACGGAAGGAGATGAGGGCCAACATTTACTCTCAGCTTCCCGACACCATGGAGACCCAGAGAGCGAAGGAAGCGGCAGAGCTGCTGAGCCag attaaatataaagaaagtGGGAAGAAGGAAATGTGTGGCTCTTTGTACTCGACTCTCCCCGACACTCTGGAAACCAGCTTCGCCAGAGACATGACTGACCTACTGAGTGAG aACAAATACAAAGAGGACGGGAAGAGGAATCAGTCTCAGAGTTTTTACTCTCAGCTTCCAGAAACAGCAGAGACTCAGTTTGCTAAAACcgtctctgagctgcagagtcAG ATGAAGTATAAAGAATCAGGGAAGAAAGAATCGATGACCTCTCTGTACTCGACTCTACCGGAGACTCTGGAGACGCAGCGCGCGAAGGAGGCGACGCAGCTGCAGAGCCAG CTGACGTACAAACAGAACCAGACGGTCGGATCCAGCCTTTACCACCTGATGCCAGAAACCATCGACACGCAGTTTGTCCGGCAGCAGACGGAGATGCTGAGTGAg GTGAAGTACAAATCAGACGGGATGAAGGATCTGAGCCTCAgccttttctctctgcttcctgAGACTCTGGACAGTCAGAGAGCCAAAGAGCTGCTGGAGCTTCAGAGCCAG GCCAAATACAAAGAGGCCAGTAAGAAGCAGAGTTCATCGTCTCTGTACCACCAACTGCCTGAAACTCTGGAGACGCAACACGCCAAGGAGGCGACGCGGCTGCAGAGCCAG CTGCTTTATAAAGAAGGAGTGAAGAAGGAGCTGCAGTGTCCGGTTTACCACCAACTTCCTGAAACGCTGGAGACGCAGTTCGCCCGCGAGGCCGGCCACATGCAGAGCCAG CACAGATACACAGCCGAGGGGAAGCAGCTTCTCTCTCAGAGCGTTTTCTCTCAGCTGCCAGAAACCAGCGACATCAAGTCGGCTAAAGCTgcttcagagctgcagagcgAG GTCAAGTACAGGTCGTCTGGCCGGCAGCAGGACGGCAGCAGCTTCTTCTCTGTGATGCCAGAAACTCTGGAGACTCAACATGCCAAGCAGGTTTCTGAGATGCAGAgccag GTCAAATATAAATCGGACCTGAAGCAGCTGCAGTCCAGTTTGTTCTCCAGCCTTCCTCAGACGCTGCAGACCCAACGGGCCAAAGAAGTGACTGACCTGCAGAGCCAG gtaAAGTATAAGGAGGGCAGCCTGACGGATTCGTCGCCTCTGtaccagctgctctgtgagacgCCGGAGACGCAGCTGAGCCGGCAGGTGATGGAGGTCCAGAGCGAG GTGAAGTACAGGAAGGACCTGGAGGATCTGCCCTGCTCTCTGTTCTCTCTGCTGCCTGAAACCCTGCAGACACAGTTTGTTAAAGAAATGGCCGAGACGCACAGCGAG GTGAAATACAAGCAGGCGGCGAAGGAGCAGACGGCGTCACCTCTTTACTCCTCGCTGCCTGAAACCCTGGAGATGCGACACGCGAGAGAcgctgcagcgctgcagagCCAG AACAAATACTcagaagaaggaaggaaggagatgAGCTGCCCACTGTACGCCCAGCTGGCTGAAACGGCAGAAACTCAGTTTGCCAGAGAGGTGACAGAAATCCAGAGTGAG ATCAAATATAAGGAAGGAGGGAAGAAGGTCCAGACACTCAGCGTTTACTCTCAGCTCCCAGAAACCAACGAAACCCAGTTTGCTAAAAACGTCTCTGAAATCCAAAGTGAG GTGAAATATAAAgagtcaggaaaaaaagaaacatccagCAGTTTGTACTCGAAGCTTCCTGAGACTCTGGAGACGCAGCATGCTAAAGACGCTACGCAGCTGCAGAGCCAG GTGAAGTACAAGCAGCCGCTCGGCGTCTCTCTGTTCCACCGCCTGCCTGAGACGACGGAGACGCAGCTGGCCAAGGAGCTGAGAGACGTTTACAGCCAG GTGAAGTACAGAGAGGAGGGGCAGAAGGAGATGAGCAGGAGCCTTTACTCCCGCCTCCCGGAGACGGAGGAGACGCAGCGGGCAAGAGAGGTGGCCGAGATCCAGAGCCAG tcaaagtacagGAAGGACCTGGAGGATCTGCCCTGCTCTCTGTTCTCTCTGCTGCCTGAAACTCTGCAGACGCAGTTTGTTAAAGAAATGGCCGAGACGCACAGCGAG GTTAAATACCGGGAGGCCAGCAGGACGGACAGCGGCCGCGCTCTGTTCCACCAGCTGCCCGACACGCTGGAGACGCGCCGCGTTAAAGACGTTACAGAGCTGCAGAGCGAG aatAAATACAAGCAGAGCGGGAAAAAGTGCCTGTCGTCTAGTTTCTACGCTCAGCTGCCCCAGACTGCAGAGACGGAGCTCGCCGCCAAGATGGCCGGCCTGCTGAGCGAG AACAAATACAAAGAGGACGGCATGCAGAGCCGCGGCCACAGCCTCTACTGCCAGCTGCCGGAAACCAGAGAGATCAACTTCGCCAAAActgtctctgagctgcagagcgAG GCTAAATACAGGGCGGCCAGCAGGAAGGAGGCGGGCCGCAGCCGGTACCACGAGCTGCCTGAGACTCTGGAGACGCAGCACGCCAAGGAAGCAACGGAGCTGCAGAGCGAG GTGAAATACAGAGCAGGCAGGAAGCAGCTGAGCTGCAGCCTGTTCTCTCTGCTGCCGCAGACCGATGAGATGAAGTTCGCCAAAGCTGTGATGGAGCTGCAGAGCGAG AATAAATACAAGCAGAAAGGCAGACAGGAGATCAGCTGCTCCGTTTTCCACCAAATGCCTGAAACCAAAGAGACGGAGTTCGTCAAGCAGCTCTCAGAAATGCACAGTGAA TATAAGAAGGACCTGGAGGATCTGCCCTGCTCTCTGTTCTCTCTGCTGCCTGAAACTCTGCAGACGCAGTTTGTTAAAGAAATGACCGAGACGCACAGCGAG aataAGTACAAGGAGGCCAGTAGGAAGGAGCTGGTTCAGTCTCTGTACTCTCAGCTTCCTGAGACCAAAGAAACTCAGCATGCGAAGCAGCAAACTCAGCTGTGCAGCGAC AAAGCGTAcagggaggaggggaggaaggaGGCGGGTCGCTGTCTGTACGCCCAGATGCCCCAAACCATCGAAACCGTTCTGGCCAAGGAGGCGACCAGGACGCTGAGCGAG AAATCCTACAAGGAGAAGTTCAACCGTGAGAAGGGGAGGAGCGACTACAGCAGCATGAAGAACCTGCCGGAGGTGGAGCACGCCATGGAGGTCGCCAGGAAGCAGAGCCAT GTCAGCTACAGGTCGGGCAGAGAGGAACTGCAGCGCTACAACCCGGCGCCCGACCGGCCCGACATCATCAGCGCCGCCAACGCAGCCAAGCTGGCCAGCGAC GTTGCCTATAAGCGCAGCGCCAAGCAGCCGGTCTACAGCGATGGATCCATCCTGGACAGAACCGACATCCTGCAGGCCAAACAGGCCTCCAGGCTGGCCAGCCAG GTGAAGTACAAGGAGAGCTTCGACcggctcttaaagggccagcgGCCACGCTACAACCCCATGGACTGCGTCtccttcaaacacacacaggctgcagctgctctggCCAGTCAG GTGAAGtataaaaccaaacagaaccagaggcCCGAAGGCTCGTCGGACCTGCccaacctgctgcagctggagcacGCCCTGCAGGCCAGCAGGCTGCAGAGCAAC CTGGAGTACAAGAAGAAGTACGAGCAAACCAAGGCCCACTACCACATCGCCGTGGATACGGCGGAGCAGCAGCACCACCGGGAGAACGCCGTGCTGCACAGCCAG GTGAAGTACAGGGAGGAGTATGAGAAGAACAAAGGACGCTCTCTGATGGAGTTTGGAGAAACTCAGAGCTATAAAGTATCTAAAGAGGCTCAGAAGATGCAGAGCGAG aggGAATACCGCAGGGACTTTGAGGAGCAGGTGAAGGGCAAAGCTTTGCTGGAAGCGGATCAGACTCCAGGATTCCTGGCGGCCCGGAACGCCAGCAGCCTGCTGAGCGAG AAGGCGTACAGGAAGGACctggagcaggaagtgaaggGGCGGGGCTTATCTGGGGTCGGCCTGGAGGAAACGCCTGAGCTTCTGAGGGTGAAGAAAGCCAGTCAGATTCTGAACCAG AAGGAATACCGGCGGGATCTGGAGACGGAGATCCTGGGGAAAGGGATGGAGCTGAGCGCCGACGTCCTGGAGATCCAGAGAGCCACCCGGGCCTCGCAGGTCCAGAGCCAG ATATCGTACAAACAGACGGAGCAGCTGAGGGAAAACTCGTACGGGACGCTGACCGACACGCCGGCGCTGCTGCACGCCGCCTACCTCAAAGACGTCTACAGCCAG AAGAAGTATAAGGACGAGGCGGAGCAGCTGAAGGGTCGGTACTGCCTGGCGTCAGAAACCCCGGAGATGGAGCGGGTCCGAGCCAACCAGAGACACATCAGCTCT CTGCGGTACTGCTGGGACTCCAAGCTGATGAGAGGCCTGACGGCGTCGGTCGCCGAGACGCCGGAGATCGTCCTCGCCAGAGAGAACGCCAAGAAGATCAGCGACGTACGctcacacacctacacacacacacacacacgctcacacacacctacacacacacctacacacacacacacacacaca GTCCGGTACCAGCGCGGCCTGCAGGAGctgagggggcggagcctcagcGAGCTGGACACGCCCGAGTACCAGCGGGTCAGACGGACCCAGGACTCGGTCTCCATG gtgttggtgtgtgtgtgtgtatgttggagtgtgtgttggtgtgtgtgtgcgtgtgttggtGTGTATGTTGGAGTGTGTTCCCTCCTCTTCAGGTCACCAGCGTCTCTCCGTTTGTTCCTCCAGGCTAAGTACCATGAGGACTTTGAGCGGACCAGAGGTCGGGGCTTCACGCCCGGATTGGACGATCCCAGCATGGAGCGCTACCAGAGAGCCAATCAGATGATGGGGGAGGCGGCCTACGCCAAGGGGATCCACCCCCAGGCGGTGGAGATGGACCGGCGGCCCGGAGGCATCATCGTAG ACCTGAAGGTGTGGAGGACAGATCCAGGCTCCATCTTTGATTTTGACCCTGTAGAGGACAACATTCAGTCCAAAAGTCTGCGCAGGATGTCGG AGCGCGCCGGCCGCAGGCTGAGCAGCCAGCTGTCCCAGCAGTCTGCCAgctctgtgacctctgacctctgggaCCGCAGCGGCAGCAGCACTCCTG ctCCCGTCCTGCCCGGTGcgtaccaccaccaccatcatcatcaggGCGTCCAGCAGCAGCCGCAGTTCCACGGCTACATGCATCAGACCAGCATGTCGTCGGTCCGATCCGTCACCTCGCCGCCGCACTCCGCCACATTG CGAGTTTACCGGGCGCTGTACGACTACGCGGCCCAGGACCACGACGAGGTGTCCTTCAGGGACGGAGACGTCATCGTCAACGCCCAGCCCATCGACGAGGGCTGGATGTACGGCACCGTGCAGCGGACCGGCAAGTCCGGCATGCTGCCCGCAAACTACGTGGAGTGTTGCAACTGa